The Algoriphagus sanaruensis genome window below encodes:
- a CDS encoding sulfurtransferase, protein MNSPLISPSELKLKLDHPNLLLLDARYSPNPRQTYEKGHLAGAIFVDPNEDLADIKENFAEGGRHPLPEVSDFCETLGRLGINPESHLVIYDDQNGANAAARMWWMLRALGHQKVQVLEGGYQAALAAGFSVSKDSPTLTPTSAYPASEWTLGIASMDDVEAVAQDKNYLVIDVRSAERYRGDHEPIDLIAGHIPGAENMPLTDNMDASGRFHSPEQIRERYLPLFGEMDNEHIIVHCGSGVSACHTLLALDYAGLGIPTLYVGSWSEWSRNDKPIGKTLG, encoded by the coding sequence ATGAATTCCCCTCTGATTTCTCCTTCTGAATTAAAACTCAAATTAGATCATCCCAACCTCCTGCTTTTGGACGCACGATATAGTCCCAACCCTCGACAGACCTATGAAAAAGGGCATTTGGCTGGGGCAATTTTCGTGGACCCCAATGAGGATTTGGCGGACATCAAGGAAAACTTTGCAGAAGGAGGCCGGCATCCCTTACCTGAAGTATCTGACTTTTGCGAAACCCTTGGTCGATTGGGAATAAATCCTGAAAGTCACTTGGTCATCTACGACGATCAAAATGGGGCAAATGCAGCGGCACGAATGTGGTGGATGCTTCGTGCCTTAGGTCATCAGAAAGTACAGGTTTTGGAAGGAGGATATCAGGCAGCACTTGCAGCTGGATTTTCGGTTTCTAAAGATTCTCCTACTCTCACCCCCACTTCTGCATATCCTGCATCTGAATGGACATTGGGAATTGCAAGCATGGATGATGTCGAGGCAGTAGCGCAGGACAAAAATTATCTCGTGATTGACGTTCGGTCAGCCGAGCGGTATCGGGGCGATCATGAACCTATTGATTTGATAGCAGGACATATCCCCGGCGCGGAAAATATGCCCCTGACCGACAATATGGATGCCTCAGGTCGATTTCATTCTCCAGAGCAAATCAGGGAACGATACCTTCCTCTTTTCGGAGAAATGGACAACGAGCACATCATCGTGCATTGTGGATCAGGAGTATCCGCTTGCCATACCCTTCTGGCGCTTGATTATGCTGGATTGGGAATTCCAACCCTTTATGTGGGTTCTTGGAGTGAATGGAGTCGAAATGACAAACCTATCGGAAAAACCCTTGGCTAA
- the trhA gene encoding PAQR family membrane homeostasis protein TrhA, whose product MAQSIQKRIQTPQEEYFNALSHGIGLALACISLPFIILKSLESNQPFSWVGALLFCLGTLMVYGFSTAYHATTAPQKKARLQIMDHVSIYFLIAGSYTPMILAILPLESALIFLSVIWGSVMVGTFFKVFFTGKFKTLSVIIYLTMGWLAVFFFNDLVEKISWDTLTWIGLGGLSYTVGVYFYVKSEKLYYHAIWHLFVLAGTAAHYVAVYQLV is encoded by the coding sequence ATGGCCCAATCAATCCAAAAAAGAATTCAAACCCCTCAGGAAGAATATTTCAATGCTCTTTCTCATGGAATAGGTTTGGCCTTGGCTTGTATCAGTCTTCCATTCATCATTTTGAAAAGTTTGGAGTCAAACCAGCCCTTTAGCTGGGTGGGCGCTTTGCTTTTTTGTTTGGGTACCTTAATGGTCTATGGCTTTTCGACGGCATACCATGCGACAACAGCACCCCAAAAGAAAGCCCGTCTGCAGATTATGGATCATGTCTCGATTTATTTTCTGATCGCGGGGTCATACACCCCGATGATTCTAGCGATCCTACCTTTGGAATCAGCCCTTATTTTTCTGTCCGTGATTTGGGGATCAGTTATGGTAGGCACCTTTTTCAAAGTCTTTTTCACTGGAAAATTTAAAACGCTATCCGTCATCATTTACCTCACCATGGGCTGGCTAGCCGTATTTTTTTTTAATGATTTGGTTGAAAAAATCTCCTGGGACACCCTGACTTGGATTGGCTTGGGAGGACTGAGTTACACGGTCGGAGTGTACTTTTATGTAAAGAGCGAAAAGCTTTACTATCACGCCATTTGGCATCTTTTCGTGTTGGCAGGAACGGCAGCGCATTATGTCGCAGTCTATCAATTGGTTTGA
- a CDS encoding acyltransferase family protein, which translates to MSALSSHSTQRLVSLDVYRGLTMFLLVAEAALVYDGLLELFPEGHGLHPIFIQFTHHEWNGLRFWDLIQPFFMFIVGVAMPFSLNKRLTLSEDRSKVTVHILKRCLILFLFGTGLHCVYSGKMVFELWNVLTQLSFTILVTYFLLTKSWKVQLSVSLGLLVLTEILYRTYNPEVPFEHGTNFGNYTDQILMGKINRGGWVAINAIPTVAHTIWGAICGNLLLSSKSSQDKIRVFLIAGLVGLVVGYGLDIAGITPILKRISTVSFVFASGGWALVALAFFYWWVDVKNRRKGIFPFLIVGMNSIFIYLFAEMLGRWMNKTVGIFTGGIFGWMGLGEHGLFLMASLGALAAMWGLCYFLYRKGIFFRI; encoded by the coding sequence ATGAGCGCACTTTCTTCCCATTCGACCCAACGTCTGGTTTCGCTGGATGTCTATCGCGGACTGACGATGTTTTTGCTGGTAGCAGAAGCCGCCTTAGTTTATGATGGTCTTTTGGAGCTATTTCCAGAAGGTCATGGATTGCATCCAATTTTTATTCAATTCACTCACCATGAATGGAACGGACTCCGATTTTGGGATTTGATCCAGCCTTTTTTCATGTTTATCGTGGGTGTGGCGATGCCTTTTTCCTTGAATAAAAGACTTACACTTTCGGAAGACCGAAGCAAGGTCACCGTGCATATTTTAAAACGCTGTTTGATTCTATTCCTATTCGGAACAGGACTTCACTGTGTCTATTCAGGAAAAATGGTCTTCGAACTCTGGAATGTATTGACTCAGCTTTCTTTCACCATTTTAGTTACTTACTTCCTCCTGACCAAAAGCTGGAAAGTGCAGTTGAGCGTTTCATTAGGCCTTTTGGTACTTACAGAAATCCTTTATCGAACCTATAACCCCGAGGTTCCTTTTGAGCACGGCACCAACTTTGGCAACTATACCGACCAAATCTTAATGGGCAAAATCAACCGGGGTGGCTGGGTAGCCATCAATGCTATCCCGACTGTTGCCCATACGATTTGGGGAGCGATTTGTGGGAATCTGCTCCTTTCCTCAAAATCGAGTCAGGATAAAATCAGGGTGTTTTTAATAGCAGGATTAGTCGGCTTGGTGGTCGGTTACGGACTGGATATCGCAGGCATCACACCTATCCTCAAACGAATCAGCACGGTTTCTTTTGTCTTTGCCTCTGGCGGATGGGCCTTGGTCGCTTTGGCCTTTTTCTACTGGTGGGTAGATGTAAAGAATCGAAGAAAAGGCATTTTCCCGTTTTTGATCGTGGGAATGAATTCAATTTTCATCTACCTGTTTGCCGAAATGCTGGGAAGATGGATGAATAAGACGGTGGGGATTTTCACCGGAGGGATCTTTGGATGGATGGGATTAGGAGAGCACGGATTATTCCTGATGGCTTCTCTCGGAGCCTTGGCTGCAATGTGGGGACTCTGTTATTTCCTGTATAGAAAGGGAATTTTCTTTAGGATTTAG
- a CDS encoding proline iminopeptidase-family hydrolase, whose translation MKNRWFLLLSAAIFLYSCQSQKEEVQSDSIAGILEEGIQIIPIQTPKGEFKVWTKRVGDNPTMKVLLLHGGPGMTHEQYSNFTDYLPQENIEFIWYDQLGSAHSDQPDDSTLWTIERFVDEVEQVRIALGLNKDNFYLYGQSWGGMLGMEYAFKHQDKLKGLIISNMMASLDDYENYAKEVLGPQMPPTVFAELMEIEKNNDFENPRYMELLGEHHYPQHVLRRPPGEWPEEINRMMGQVNPNVYVFMQGYSEFGITPGASLKGWDVKNQLNNITVPTLVVGATHDTMDPKHMEWMSKQVVNGRFLLCPNGSHLSQYDDPEHFFPGVIQFIKDVDSGSFGK comes from the coding sequence ATGAAAAATCGTTGGTTTCTACTTCTTTCAGCAGCAATCTTCCTTTATTCCTGCCAATCCCAAAAAGAAGAAGTTCAGTCAGATTCAATAGCTGGAATTCTGGAGGAGGGAATCCAGATAATTCCTATCCAGACTCCAAAGGGTGAATTTAAGGTTTGGACCAAGCGGGTAGGGGACAATCCGACGATGAAAGTACTCCTGCTTCATGGCGGACCGGGGATGACGCATGAGCAATACAGCAACTTTACCGATTATCTTCCTCAGGAAAACATCGAGTTTATCTGGTATGATCAGTTGGGCTCGGCCCATTCGGATCAGCCTGATGATTCCACGCTGTGGACGATCGAGCGATTTGTGGATGAAGTGGAGCAGGTAAGGATTGCCTTGGGACTGAACAAGGATAACTTTTATCTCTACGGGCAATCCTGGGGTGGAATGCTCGGGATGGAATATGCCTTCAAGCATCAGGACAAGCTTAAAGGACTGATCATTTCCAACATGATGGCGAGCTTGGATGACTATGAGAACTATGCCAAGGAAGTCCTAGGGCCTCAGATGCCGCCGACTGTGTTTGCCGAACTGATGGAAATCGAAAAGAACAATGACTTCGAAAATCCCCGCTACATGGAATTGCTCGGAGAGCATCACTATCCGCAGCATGTCCTTCGTAGACCTCCTGGGGAATGGCCGGAGGAGATCAACCGCATGATGGGACAGGTCAATCCCAACGTATATGTTTTTATGCAAGGATATAGTGAATTCGGTATTACACCGGGTGCAAGTTTGAAAGGCTGGGATGTCAAAAATCAACTTAATAATATCACGGTTCCTACCTTGGTCGTCGGTGCTACCCACGACACCATGGATCCCAAACACATGGAATGGATGTCTAAGCAAGTTGTCAATGGCCGATTTTTACTTTGCCCCAATGGGAGTCATTTGAGCCAATACGATGATCCGGAGCATTTTTTCCCGGGTGTGATCCAGTTTATCAAAGATGTGGATTCAGGAAGTTTTGGAAAGTAA